Genomic window (Penaeus vannamei isolate JL-2024 chromosome 22, ASM4276789v1, whole genome shotgun sequence):
ttgacctATCATCATGTTAATActtgtctttcttcctatttcttctgttttcgttGTTGACATTTCTATATAAGTAATAATTTGTAGCTACATACCCTTTTCTATATCATGCCCGCTTGGCtattatgcatattttatattatttttttctcctaaccaaattccagcgtGTGATATCAGCAAATCAATCAGTCACCTCAATATAGAGAGAAATGATTACCTTGGAATgaatatgtgtttttgtttgtttttcacggCGCTTTATGTATGTACTCACCATCACGTGTACCACTCCTTACAGGGATGTTTCAGCGAAATGTTGTCAGTGACGTGTACCAACGGAGAGCTGCTGACGGTGATGAATTCGACACAGGATATACAGGTGACTGAGGCTTCAATAGGCTTGACGTGTATTTTGGGAGGATTCGCCAGCACTAGCTTTACGGTCGTCAACGGCGAGGTCTACGATGTTTACTGCGGCACGTGGAGTACCTCTTCGACTGTGCCGACCACCTCGACGACAGCGGGCACCACAAGTACGACGCAAaccacgactactactacgacatcCACCACGCCACCGCCTACTACCACAaccgccaccacaaccaccaccacaaccaccacattcCCTCCCTCGACCACGGCGACATCGAGCACCACTGCACCGAGCACCGCCACATCAACCACCACGACCCAGTTTGCCACAACCACATCCGTTAAGAGTACAGAGGGTACGACCACATCGGCACCAGACACAACAGCCACGGTAGACCAGGAGACCTCGACGTCGAATGGGGGAAGCTCTCCGCCAAATGGAAATAATGGTAACCCCAAAAATACCAACAACTCAGACCATGGTAACGAGTCGTCTGGATCGACAGAGGGAGCGTCGGGAGCCACAACAAACAACAGTAAGTATGAGTGTTTTTCTTGGTATGTTTCTTTGAGTCTGTGACCTTATGATGAATATGTCTTAGGTGAATATATGTCATCCTGTGACCGTAagtatgactttttttttgtctgtttcgaTTCTGTGACAGTATATTGGATATATCTAAGTAATGAACATATTTC
Coding sequences:
- the LOC138865867 gene encoding uncharacterized protein — its product is MTTSSPSVGGPAERQQCLVTFRMRDVWYSFPDIANKARIFEESPSVFEVQGCFSEMLSVTCTNGELLTVMNSTQDIQVTEASIGLTCILGGFASTSFTVVNGEVYDVYCGTWSTSSTVPTTSTTAGTTSTTQTTTTTTTSTTPPPTTTTATTTTTTTTTFPPSTTATSSTTAPSTATSTTTTQFATTTSVKSTEGTTTSAPDTTATVDQETSTSNGGSSPPNGNNGNPKNTNNSDHGNESSGSTEGASGATTNNSKYECFSWYVSLSL